The stretch of DNA TACTCtactatttcttacccagttcctGATGTTCTCCACCtcgcatctacgtcgtatatctgtactttagccatcgagcaaaaagacaaaagagggaatgtaaaggtagtgggggcaaaaatattgttagacaggaagtgccttcttgagaggccacattaaacaaggaaagagagactctttccttgtttaagaaataaaatttagttaggttatgttatttctgatgttattgtttgtcccaactgtcacatgaaagattatttgtattttctattgaagttttttaacaattgcttcacattttagactattactgttattatttaattaaaactttattgtgtcctagtttaaaaaaaagtattttaagtgtattatgtattaatattatgtaatattattattatctaatataacaaataaatagataaattagaacccctacaccactgtatgattattgtgaagtgtcatgaaatttaaatttggcgcattcgcatttccggatatgtccgccatcagaggccacttttttggtctccttttcataacgattagattccctcttttgtctttttgctcgatgactttagctctgtcccataatTAAACTTCCTTTTAAACTGCCATTAAAGTCAAACAGTCTTCCTTTCCTTGAGAagacttaatatttttatttgttttattatggaatgaatgaatgaatggaACACATTAAATGGAATAATAATGGAAACATGAAGAACTGACCAAAAAAGATCttgtgttccagattgcatggatactactaGCAAGCAATACCGTATTCCAAGTCTACGAAATTATATgtatatgtttgataaatggctgaatgcgctagtcattttaaagagAGGAGTATATATTCAAAGTTGGACATTAAGAGAACAGCCGTTCTAAGTTTGTTTTTACCATGACTAGGTAAGAAGACCAGGCTTGTATGCACATAAAACTTGGCACTATTTTTTTTCTTAGAataacaaaacaattatttaaatactgacaagtTCGTATCACAACATTaagaacactaaattatactacaatTGTAATAATAATATGTCTTGTAAcaaatgtaacatttttataaataaagattttattctttaaattttttaccaTGTCGGCATTTTAAtggaaatgaaaaataaatataacctcAACATAACAAGAAACCCCAAATAGTATACGAAAAATATACATAATATCATATAGAATAAGGGTTTtctgttattttaggattatattgATTTTCCCTTAGTTTAAAATGAGTTTACAATCATTATTACAATATTAGGTAATTTTACGTGCTTGTGAATTTACCGCCATGTATAAATATAGTTAATAGTTACGAACCCTGGCACTAGGTAATGCGCCAAGCGTCGTTTTACCTGTTAACACGGGAATAGCACTGCTAGGTGGGAGTGTGCTTTGACTCTAATGACATAAAGTGACAACGAACAACTCACAGAAACCAGACTAGCAGTGCCACCAAACGGAAGGGTGCCAAATAAAAACGTGCGTCGACTTTTGTTATTCGTTACCAATCTAGGTTTAATTTATCTGTGATTCAATGTGACATTTTGGATAATGTAATAATGTCTTCAAAATATTGGTTTGAAAAAAGTTTCAAAGTACAAAATTATAACGTTATAATTAAAAGTTAACAAAAGTGAAATTATAACAAAACTTTTACAATGGATTACCTGGCAGAAAGTATTGCCTTGGGAGTAGATTCCATCATTTTAGCTGTCTGTATAAGGCAgtattacaaaaagaaaaatgccaTGGCTTTAATACAAGGTGCTCCctatttagaaataaataaagacCTTAAAGAAATTGTAGAAACTCATCCAGACCATAAGTTATCCTATGTGGCAATTAGAGGAACAGTTAAAGCTCTAGGAAATCCCATAGTAAGCAATGCAAACCCTACAGTGACTGGTGTAGTTCAGGtattaaagattaaagaacaTGTTATCCAAAGAAGTACAGCAGGGTTTTGGGCGGATTCTGAAAGAGTGATTCAAGAGGTTCACAATGTTATGCCTTTCGCTTTGGAAACTAGAGGTATCCAAATTGAAATTTGTGACCCACTTGGTGCTGAGGTTTTAGGTTTGTATTTTACTTGATCTATTTGGCATTGTCTAGAGGTTAAATATCTGTTTGTTTTCTAGATATGGATGTAATTTCtgataatttttattaaacataaaCTTGATCTATTTGGCATTTTCTAGAGGTTAAATATctgtttattttttagatatgGATGTAATTTCTGATAATTTCCACCCAACAGTGCCTAGTGTTATTGATCATATCTGGAGCTTTTTCGCTGGCATACGTCAAAGGGGGATTCAATCAACAGAAAAAATGCTCAGAACTGGTAGTGTAATAAcaggtatatttttaaatagttgttaaacattaagaagtctaaaattgtttttatattttaaaggaaTTGGAGAACTAGTTGCTGAAAAGGATGGCAATCTAAAACTACAACCTCCTACAGAGGGTGGACCGTTTTATCTAACAAATATGGGAGTTGTTtcgttattaaaaaaacttaatagtTCTAAATCAAACTATAGAATTATGTGTATAGTGTTTGGATCAATTGGCATAGTCATATCAGGttttatagttaaaaaatatttaaggataaaAGCAGAAAAGGAAAGTCAAGAACAGCAAAGATCACAATTAGAACTGTCCAGAAAGGAAAGGAGGAGAAAAATTAGAGATGAAGATTTAAATGAAAATCAAATTTGTGTAGTTTGTAAGGAGAACCCCAAAGAAGTAagcatattatttttcttttgttagtATTATGCATGTCTTTATAATTTAAGACCtctaaaatatctatttttggcaCTTATGTTGAAAAAAAATAACACTTTTGTTTCTTTGACTAGGAAAAAGGAAgatattctttctttatattcATCTTGATTATCATAATAAAGAGTGAAAACACTTtctttttactttattgtgcttTAAATGCCTTTAATTGTCTGCAAAACACACAATTTAAACCATTTATGTACTGAGGTCCTTGATAAagtattttttaagataattctCTAGTTAATTATTTTGTGCCATAAGCTTATActtaattttaatgtttctttttttAGATAATTCTATTACCTTGTGGTCATGTATGTTTGTGTGAAGATTGTGCATTAGGGATTAATGAATTCTGTCCAATTTGTCGATCCCACATCGAGAAAAAGAATGTTGCTTATGTTGCATAAATATTAAGTGACTCTTATTGTTTTATTGTACATAtaaaaattggttttattaggtttgttgttgtatttatataaaataaaatttaaaaattcaagtGTAAATATGCCTTCTGTTTCTTTAGACCCAGACCTCCTGTTTCACAACTTACTATGTGTATAGCAAATTAGATTTACCAAAAACGAAGTATTCTATCAGCATTTCAAATTTGTTTACCTGGATTTGCCTCTAAAGAAAAAGCAACATTGCTAGAAAATTTGTCTGCCTATTACTTCCATGATACTTCCCTTTTAGCAATAAAGGTTAAATATATGTTATGCTGTAACTGTAATACAATATCATCTTTGGAACCAAATGCTGAAGATGTCCACATAATGGAAcattgtaataaatttttttttccaaacattTACAAATTCCTTGCAATTTTGGCAACTATCCCTGTCACAACAGCCAGTGTAGAACATTTGTTCTCAACAATGAAGCGAGTAAAAACTTTAACCAGAAATGAAAGACTCAGTTCATTAGCTCTTGTCTGTTCATTGGAATGTTACATAAAATCAGATGATATATTGGATGTTACAGCAAATAACAAAAATAGATGTTTACTTTTGTAACTACATACATGTATAATAaagtttttcttcaaacgtcaaataatgatgacattacttatctaacttgatcctgccaaagtttgatgtctcagccggcagcagtttttttcccatttctttacggcggagggaaaaatgttgtcatggcaacaatatgaaacatgtcacaaagcaacaatacaaatgtcattaacaacaattaaatatcatttttatttacagtaatattaaaagtacaattagttaatgaggcattttcaaaattgaaaccgtgcaaaaatgttcccgactcttgatacgcattggtaattgttgatgatactgatggtcgagaacaactttcagcaatcattcccgatgttggcgaatcatgagggtttaaaattttttgagcattatcattcttatcggacttggagggccccaaacgtgctactgcatcattagccgcggactcaatttcgtttaggttttccattttcgcactaaatttgcggttgcaacaacaataagctgtctttaataattgcaaacaactgtaaccagggagacgcaaatcccaccgacgacttaattattttaatttctaacatctagacgactttgatagttgtcacagttaatttcaaGTAAAAATAGcttatgaattgtactatttatggttgaaaattgctacgtttgaagaaaaaatagtatactttattcggcaaagaagcgacttttcttgacttgccctctattctTATATCGGACgtgtcaagaaaagtcatgcttctccgcctcataaagtaatatactattatagtACATGTTTAAGGATAGAATTTTAGatatacttttatatatttttttctgtcactGAGACAGCAGGCAATGTACTAATgaacataaaaacataaataaaaataagatttatttacaaaaaatacaattGCTAAATCCTTAAATCCTCTATATCAATCCCATCCAATTTTACTGGCCTCAAATTTTGTTTTCCTGAACATAAACATTTTTTGTCTTCACTATCACCACACTGATCATCTTTTATATATGTTTTGTTAGCTTTCTCTTCATTTTCCTTTAGTATCCTCTTGACCTTACTCGATTTTCCAATACCCAACCTGGGTAATCCTTTGTTCAAACCCTCCAATAAAACACATGCTTTGCAGATTTCTTGAGAAGACACATACCCACAACGTGTGCAGTTCATCAGAGTTGGCATGTTTGCACTTTCATTTACTTTTATGGTCTCacctaaaatataaatattttttaaaatgttcttcAATAACAATTACAATTGGTAAGAAAAAACGGAAAACTTCCAGTTAAATCTCCAAGCAGACTATTGATGGGAGAGAAATATATCAAGTACCTGAATGTATAATGTTCATAATTACAGCTGGGTCAATTTTTTCTAGATCCTTAAGCAAAACTCGTGCATGTCCTCTATATGCATTTGGTGCAAAAATACACTCTGttgaaaaatagattaattttttaaaatatgcatACATCACTATTTCCTTTTCATAGCAATATTTTAAAGGTTTTACCCTAGGAATACCATCTCCACTATCCTAAAATATGTCAAgaacttttaataaaataatttcaacattaaaatcaaataaaaaatattactcaCTGTTATAATTGATGTACATCTACTTAATCTAGCCAGATCACCTCTTAAAATGTTCATTAAAACAGTTTCTGCTATATCATCTGCATTATGTCCTGTTGCCAAATAATCTACTTTCAATAAGTTTGCTCCCCTGTCTAAGGCTTGTCTTCTAAACACACCACAAAATGTGCAATTATTCTTCCTTCCTATCTAAAAAAAACTACTTTATGAAAAGAAATACAACAAAAACATTAAGTAACACCCTATTGTATGTTTGAGAATCATATATACAAAGAAAAAGTACCATAGTCAAAATTATATTACACTAACAGTATTTTAGATGCATGAATATAGATTTTATGTATTCATCTGAGTTTTGTTATATTCTTAAATAACTAACCTCTGCAACAATTTCATCCATAGTCCACCCATAAAGATCCTTATATGACATAATCTTTAACGGCATTTCGTAATCATCACGATTTTGTTTTACAGTCTCTAAACTATCGTCTCTGTATCCAGTAATCCCTTCATCGATTGATAGAAGAACTAGATTTAAATTATAATGGTACTTTTCATTAAGTGTTTTTAACACATATGCTAGTACTGTCGAATCTTTTCCACCGGAGGCGGCAACCGCTACCGTTGTGTTAGGCCTGAATAATTTAGCTTTAGTAATTGTAAAGTGTACTTCATTTTCAAATGCCTCGAAAAAACATTCTTTGCACAAAACATCTGATGTTTTAGGTCtctaaaaaaagaaatatgtaaTACTACACATGTGTCGTACAGTTTATATGCTTACTTTCAAAATAGCATTTTTACCACACTTGGCAGAACAGAGAGGCATTgtagatattttattttaaataaatgaagTAAATTATACAATGTTTTGGACAAATTTAATACTTAGCTATAACCTCACTTTCTAAACATGTGTCAAATGAAGTTAGCTCTAGCTGTgttgatgtttaatgtttatcaCTCATAAATCACCGATAAATTAAACCTAGATTGGATaaaagcagaaatacatattATCGTATAGAGGGTTTTTTGATACTTTAGGATTATATTGATATTCCCTTACTTTACAATCCTAGGTAATGTTACGTGTCTCTTGAATTTACCGCTATGTATTTAGATAGTTACGCACCCTGGCACTAGTGAATGCGCCAATCGTCGTTACCACAGGACTGGCACTGCTAGGTGAGAGTGTGTTGTGAATTTAAATAACCAAGAACATATGCAACTTACTGGATGCACATTTAAACacagacagagtcatatctacataaaagAAGAAGTATATGTAGTTACGCACCCTGGCACTAGACGATGCGCCAATCGTCGTTTTACTTGTTAACGGGACTGGCACtgctaggtggtagtgtgctGTGCATATAAATAAATAGAAGCAGAGAAGTGCCAATACTTTATTGataaaatacaaacataaataaAACGTAATGAGAACGATACGTTTAAAAATtaattcaaattaaataaaacattaaatcaCAATGACTGATAGTGGACCCTCAGTAAAAGTAAGTTATGTTTAAATATATCTAATATAATAGTTACATTACATATAAAATTACAGAGATATCGACGGGAAGAAAATAGTAACTCTGATTCTGATGATAATTACGTCCCCTATGTACCAGTTAAGGAAAGAAAAAAACTGCAATTGTTAAAATTGGGTAGACTTGGACaggtatataaattattgtcaattTTGTGAATACCCATCTTATGGGCTATACTATGTTTTAGTTAAAAGAAACAGAGCAGAATAAGCCAAAATCCTCAAGTGAAAACGAAACaaacgaagatgaagaagaagatgaaatttgGGGAAGAAAGAATAACATTCCATTACTTGATCAACATACTGAATTAAGGAAGTTAGCTGAAGGTAAGTGTTTTTTCTCCTCTCTGAAAGCTGTATGTTCTACACTGGATCTATACAGCCGATTGGCTTATTGATAATACATAAATGTTTTACCACAGTATTTATTGCATTCTAAATTCCTTAGTTAACTCCATAATAACATGGTCCTTCTGAAACCCTATTTTACCCCTTCCTTTTAGTTTAAGTTATTGTGCTCTTTTTTAACTTTCACACATTTCTATACTTAATCATTTTCTCAACCCCTCAGGTTTCTGGTCACCTTTATCATCATAAAGTATTTTCAATGTTTTTgcctatttaaaatatttgtttagatTTCAgaccatattttatttttatttactggGTCTTTCTTTTCAATCATTTCCTTATTGCTTCGTGTATTGTTTTGTTTAGCTGTCTTCTACTTTTGATAGTTTTTTACTAATCTCATTTAGTATTCTGTCATGTTTGTGGTTTTTCTCTGAGATATTTAAATTGCTATACAAAATAACAAATGACAACATGTGgactttaatatattttatattaggtATATCTCTGATATATCTTCTATAGGTAATACATTTGTTAAAGTATCAACTACAGTAGCTGTTTATAACAAACATTTAAAATTTCAGCCAAGAAGGTAAGTGCTGTGGAGAAGCAAttaaaaaaggaagaagaaatTTTGGAAATAGTTGCTGAAAAGAAAGCTCTTATGGGTGTATCTGAATTGGCAAAAGGCATACAATATAGAGATCCTATAAAAACAAGGTAATACctcctttttatttatttatttatatgaaattttaaattataaaattaagttGGTTACTTTTCATAATGCTAGGTAAATGGCAAACAAAAACATAAGTTATCTATACTTCTAGTAGATATAAAAGGAATGTCTTTTCAAGTGCTTATTAATGAGATTTTATACTTATTGCGatattctaaaaaaattgtattctgtaaatatattTGTCATGTTGTACATAAATGTTTtgttaataaacatattttttacgcTTTTTAGTTGGCATCCTCCCAGATACATTTTACAGAGACCTGCTCAAGCACATGAAAAGTTAAGAACAAGTCTTCGCATTTTAGTTGAAGGGGATGAGATACCACCTCCCTTGAAAACATTCAAAGAAATGAAGCTGCATGAAGGTATTATTGCTGGATTGAAAGAGAAGCATATAAAGAAACCTACACCCATTCAGATACAAGGAATACCCACAGTGTAAGATGTATAAAATATTACATTGTTCTTCTGTCTAAAGTATTAAAActcttaattttaatatattccCTTTTTTAACTATTCTATATATCATAACGATTCCATTTTTACTTTATTGAATGTAACTAAATCAATATATCAAACAATTTTCAAAACCTATGTTTCATACATTATTTCAAGCAAATATCGGAATAATGTtctgatttttaaaatgtttgcAGATTATCTGGCAGAGACATGATTGGTATCGCATTTACAGGATCAGGAAAAACCTTGGTTTTCGTCCTACCTTTAATAATGTTCTGTCTAGAACAAGAGGTAAAGCTCCCTTTTATAAAAAACGAAGGCCCATATGGATTAATCATTTGCCCATCTAGAGAATTAGCAAAACAGACCTATGACATCATTCAGCATTATTCTAACAGTTTAAACAAACATGGTATGCCATTAATAAGAAGCTGTTTGGCTATTGGGGGAGTTCCTGTAACAGAAGCTTTAGAAGTCATTCAAAAGTATGTAGACACatatgtaaaagataaaaattattttattttcatttatgtatttatatttgtaaattattttttataaagttaAGTAAGTACATTGTTCTGAAATTTTTGACATAACGTCATATCATTCCTCCTAAGTAGTGatgatatttttattgaaaacaacttaaaataatctgctatgcagatgacacaatactactctctaaaagtgaagatgatttacaacatatgctgcaccaatttaatataaccgctagaaaatttaacatgttaatttccccaaaagagacaaaatgcatggtgtTGTAATTGCAAAttcactaagatgtaaattggagctggaaggtcagataatagaacaagttatggagtttaaatatctaggcattacattatctagctacagaaagctcgaaactgaagtggaagatcaagtgaatagaacaAACGGCctaaatgcctaaatgaaacaatatggagaaataaaaatatcagaaaaaaaacgaaaggcagaatttataaaactgtcatcagactaataatgacatcgGCAGCAGAAACATGATCTGATGAGGAGAGGGCAAAAAGaatgttaaaaacagcagaggtgaaaacacttagaaaaattgatggtaagacactatgggacaaagctagaagtacagaaATACTTCATacatgcaaggtggagaacatcaaggaccaggtaagaaatagaagagtagaatggaacgattatataagccgaatgacaacaaatagagtagtaaagacggatCCCGGAAGGCCCACGCTGACTACATATAGCGCAGATACCTGAGGAAGATCATCAGTGGTTGGCTGTAACGATACAAGTTTACATCTGTATTGGCTGCCACATAATGATGCTTGCACTCCTTTATTTTTGCCATTGGTTCTTATTCCTTGTGTGTCTTGAGATAATTTGTATTAATCACGACACTCTCGGCCCAACATACAAGtaagaaaaaaaacataaagagataagaaaaaagtgaaaatttctcagaattgtattttttatacattCTTCTTAgaattgtaaaataatatttgaatttttccTATCATAGAGGTGTCCATATAATGGTGGCTACACCAGGTCGTCTAATGGATATGCTAGAAAAGAAAATCGTCAAATTAACAGTGTGTAGATATCTTTGTATGGATGAAGCAGACAGAATGATAGATTTGGGGTTTGAGGAGGATGTTCGaacaattttttcttattttaatgtaagtaaaacCTTCAAATTTTTAACTTAGTACCTAGATTATGTTAACATATGCATACATACAGTTGATATGAGGTCTACTCGAGGTAACTGCCGTACTATGTcgtttttttaagtatatttttgtAATGCATTACTCAATAATTTCCAAGTTTTAATATAGATGGAGCCACTAATAACGAAACTATTCGATTTAGATACTAGCAGCCTTCAAATGTCACCTGTCAAAATTGGAACTCGAATTGGATCATTAGTTTAAGAGTTTCATTGGTTAAAGTGAGTCtacttttacaaattttaaaacaaaagcaaAGCAATGGATTGATAAGTATTATTTGGACTTTGTTCTACTGTAAACATTGATTAAGAG from Diabrotica undecimpunctata isolate CICGRU chromosome 4, icDiaUnde3, whole genome shotgun sequence encodes:
- the Ctu1 gene encoding cytoplasmic tRNA 2-thiolation protein 1, with amino-acid sequence MPLCSAKCGKNAILKRPKTSDVLCKECFFEAFENEVHFTITKAKLFRPNTTVAVAASGGKDSTVLAYVLKTLNEKYHYNLNLVLLSIDEGITGYRDDSLETVKQNRDDYEMPLKIMSYKDLYGWTMDEIVAEIGRKNNCTFCGVFRRQALDRGANLLKVDYLATGHNADDIAETVLMNILRGDLARLSRCTSIITDSGDGIPRVKPLKYCYEKEIVMYAYFKKLIYFSTECIFAPNAYRGHARVLLKDLEKIDPAVIMNIIHSGETIKVNESANMPTLMNCTRCGYVSSQEICKACVLLEGLNKGLPRLGIGKSSKVKRILKENEEKANKTYIKDDQCGDSEDKKCLCSGKQNLRPVKLDGIDIEDLRI
- the abs gene encoding ATP-dependent RNA helicase abstrakt is translated as MTDSGPSVKRYRREENSNSDSDDNYVPYVPVKERKKLQLLKLGRLGQLKETEQNKPKSSSENETNEDEEEDEIWGRKNNIPLLDQHTELRKLAEAKKVSAVEKQLKKEEEILEIVAEKKALMGVSELAKGIQYRDPIKTSWHPPRYILQRPAQAHEKLRTSLRILVEGDEIPPPLKTFKEMKLHEGIIAGLKEKHIKKPTPIQIQGIPTVLSGRDMIGIAFTGSGKTLVFVLPLIMFCLEQEVKLPFIKNEGPYGLIICPSRELAKQTYDIIQHYSNSLNKHGMPLIRSCLAIGGVPVTEALEVIQKGVHIMVATPGRLMDMLEKKIVKLTVCRYLCMDEADRMIDLGFEEDVRTIFSYFNGQRQTLLFSATMPKKIQNFARSALVKPITINVGRAGAASMNVVQEVEYVKQEAKIVYLLECLQKTPPPVLIFAEKKQDVDAIHEYLLLKGVEAVAIHGGKDQEERSRSVEAFRKQEKDVLVATDVASKGLDFPDIQHVINYDMPDDVENYVHRIGRTGRSGNKGLATTFINKSNDESVLLDLKHLLMEAKQKVPTFLAELCSESEKYLALGGEHGCSYCGGLGHRITDCPKLEALQNKQASNIGRRDYLANTAADY
- the Mul1 gene encoding mitochondrial E3 ubiquitin protein ligase 1; this translates as MDYLAESIALGVDSIILAVCIRQYYKKKNAMALIQGAPYLEINKDLKEIVETHPDHKLSYVAIRGTVKALGNPIVSNANPTVTGVVQVLKIKEHVIQRSTAGFWADSERVIQEVHNVMPFALETRGIQIEICDPLGAEVLDMDVISDNFHPTVPSVIDHIWSFFAGIRQRGIQSTEKMLRTGSVITGIGELVAEKDGNLKLQPPTEGGPFYLTNMGVVSLLKKLNSSKSNYRIMCIVFGSIGIVISGFIVKKYLRIKAEKESQEQQRSQLELSRKERRRKIRDEDLNENQICVVCKENPKEIILLPCGHVCLCEDCALGINEFCPICRSHIEKKNVAYVA